A region from the Methanomassiliicoccales archaeon genome encodes:
- a CDS encoding MFS transporter has product MTKKDPNLLTAYIVNQSLHWFIVGIGFPIMVLFVLAKGLSLFESGAVIAAYSTAAILLELPTGGLSDTIGRKKVYLLSVAVMILSDLALLLSWDFASVALAAFVMGSARALSSGSIDAWFVDEFKRTQPGGNLQRALAKAGAFMPISIGVGSFVGGLLPLAFAGPMKSAGLSIYSINYLVAIGLWAFQFLLTMVIIHEHLDPSRKAGMMDGIRKTPEQIAISVRFGLRNSVIFALVLAAVGLGFSLASVELLWQPRVQEIMDVSQQTWVLGVLAAGYFFAASIGNLASMPICHLLRQRYAVVLSLARFGLGVVLFALALQSSIFLFAGLYILLYFLLGTEESPGATLFNHQVPSQHRSTLMSFNSLMLQVGVLGGSIVMGYLANSISISFAWQVASVALLVSALPYFFLVRRTKAVDAK; this is encoded by the coding sequence ATGACCAAGAAGGACCCGAACCTCCTGACCGCCTACATCGTCAACCAGTCGCTTCACTGGTTCATCGTGGGCATCGGGTTCCCCATCATGGTGCTCTTCGTTCTCGCCAAGGGCCTGAGCCTTTTCGAGTCCGGAGCCGTCATCGCAGCGTACTCGACCGCAGCGATCCTGCTCGAACTTCCGACTGGGGGTCTGTCGGACACCATCGGCAGGAAGAAGGTCTATCTGCTCTCCGTGGCCGTCATGATCCTGAGCGACCTCGCTCTGCTCCTATCCTGGGATTTCGCCTCGGTGGCGCTTGCCGCCTTCGTCATGGGGAGCGCCCGTGCTCTGTCCTCTGGATCGATCGACGCCTGGTTCGTGGACGAGTTCAAGCGCACCCAGCCCGGCGGCAACCTGCAACGCGCCCTGGCCAAGGCGGGCGCGTTCATGCCTATCAGCATCGGAGTGGGATCGTTCGTCGGAGGTCTGCTGCCCCTTGCCTTCGCAGGTCCCATGAAGAGCGCGGGCCTGAGCATTTACTCCATCAACTACCTGGTCGCCATCGGGCTGTGGGCGTTCCAGTTCCTGCTCACCATGGTCATCATCCACGAGCACCTGGACCCATCGCGGAAAGCCGGGATGATGGACGGCATCAGGAAGACGCCGGAGCAGATCGCCATCTCGGTCAGGTTCGGACTGAGGAATTCGGTCATCTTCGCCCTCGTCCTGGCCGCGGTCGGTCTGGGTTTCAGCCTGGCCAGCGTCGAGCTGCTGTGGCAGCCGCGGGTGCAGGAGATCATGGACGTGAGCCAGCAGACCTGGGTGCTGGGCGTTCTGGCCGCAGGCTATTTCTTCGCCGCTTCCATAGGCAATCTGGCCTCCATGCCCATCTGTCACCTGCTTAGGCAACGCTACGCTGTAGTCCTGAGCCTAGCTAGGTTCGGTCTGGGCGTGGTGCTGTTCGCTTTGGCCTTGCAGTCCTCGATCTTCTTGTTCGCCGGCCTCTACATCCTGCTCTACTTCCTACTAGGCACGGAGGAGTCGCCCGGCGCCACGCTCTTCAATCATCAAGTTCCATCACAGCATCGTTCAACCCTCATGTCCTTCAATTCGCTCATGCTCCAGGTAGGGGTGCTAGGAGGGTCCATCGTCATGGGCTATCTCGCCAACTCTATCTCCATTTCCTTCGCTTGGCAAGTGGCGTCGGTGGCGTTGCTGGTCTCCGCCTTGCCTTATTTCTTCCTGGTGCGGAGGACGAAGGCGGTCGATGCGAAGTGA
- a CDS encoding acylphosphatase, with translation MRARAEVRFTGIVQGVHFRDYTRRFANQQKVCGWVRNLSDGSVQAVFEGDKHSIEEVVRRLREEHPRARIERVEVQWGECRNEYAKFFIRS, from the coding sequence ATGAGGGCGAGGGCGGAGGTCCGGTTCACTGGCATAGTGCAGGGCGTGCACTTCCGGGACTATACCAGGCGCTTCGCCAATCAGCAGAAGGTGTGCGGCTGGGTCCGCAATCTGTCCGATGGTTCTGTGCAGGCCGTCTTCGAAGGTGACAAGCACAGCATCGAAGAGGTGGTCCGCCGTCTGAGGGAGGAGCATCCCCGGGCCCGCATCGAAAGGGTGGAAGTGCAATGGGGCGAGTGCCGGAACGAATATGCCAAGTTCTTCATCCGCTCCTGA
- a CDS encoding TATA-box-binding protein, producing the protein MAKIKIENVVASTSLGEELDLQAIALALDGAEYEPEQFPGLIYRLKEPKTATLLFRSGKVVCTGAKSLEQVKIAINKVAKQIEKAGIKVKLEPKIEVQNIVASSDLEQGINLNAIAISLGLERVEYEPEQFPGLVYRLDVPKVVVLLFGSGKLVCTGARKPQDVEAAVNKITEELKAAGLLR; encoded by the coding sequence ATGGCCAAGATCAAGATCGAGAACGTTGTGGCTTCCACTTCTTTGGGTGAGGAGCTTGATCTCCAAGCGATCGCGCTCGCCCTCGACGGTGCCGAGTACGAGCCGGAGCAGTTCCCCGGCCTGATCTACAGGCTAAAGGAACCGAAGACCGCCACCCTGCTTTTCCGCAGCGGTAAGGTCGTGTGCACGGGCGCTAAAAGCCTGGAGCAAGTGAAGATCGCCATCAACAAGGTCGCCAAGCAGATCGAGAAGGCGGGCATCAAGGTGAAGTTGGAGCCGAAGATCGAGGTGCAGAACATCGTCGCCTCCAGCGACCTTGAGCAGGGGATCAATCTTAACGCGATCGCCATCTCCCTCGGCCTGGAGCGGGTGGAGTACGAGCCGGAGCAATTCCCTGGCCTAGTATACCGCCTCGATGTCCCGAAGGTGGTAGTTCTGCTGTTCGGCTCAGGCAAGCTGGTCTGCACCGGCGCTCGCAAGCCTCAGGACGTGGAGGCGGCGGTGAATAAGATCACCGAGGAGCTCAAGGCAGCCGGGCTGCTGCGCTAA
- a CDS encoding TatD family hydrolase — MRIPILDNHVHLHPRGRHVEAVKEFQRAGGTHLVLSHLPYEDVAISSEKDFEASYQITLQLAERCRAETEVGVEVTLGPYPVLLLDLERKLGLQRAIEVMKGGMEIAQRFVLEGKAIGIGEVGRPHFPVPPEILTASNDILVYGMGLAREADCPIVLHTESATPESMKELASFADKAGLRRERVVKHYCPPLVLEEENHGLFPSILASRTATREALSKGSRFLLETDYLDDMQRPGAVMAIITVPKRTRALLQSGEMTSEIAYKVHKENPKLVYGIDVRE; from the coding sequence ATGCGCATTCCCATCTTAGACAACCACGTGCACCTCCATCCGAGGGGCCGCCACGTCGAGGCGGTCAAAGAATTCCAGCGGGCCGGGGGCACGCATCTCGTCCTTTCTCACCTTCCTTACGAGGATGTTGCCATTTCATCGGAGAAGGATTTCGAAGCTTCCTACCAGATCACATTGCAGCTCGCTGAGAGATGTCGGGCTGAGACCGAGGTGGGAGTGGAGGTCACCCTTGGCCCCTATCCGGTGCTCCTGCTCGACCTGGAAAGGAAGCTAGGGCTGCAGAGGGCGATCGAGGTCATGAAGGGCGGAATGGAGATCGCACAGCGGTTCGTTCTCGAAGGCAAGGCGATAGGCATCGGCGAGGTCGGCCGACCGCATTTCCCGGTGCCGCCGGAGATCCTCACGGCTTCGAACGACATACTGGTGTACGGAATGGGCCTGGCCAGGGAGGCCGATTGCCCGATCGTCCTGCACACCGAGAGCGCCACCCCTGAGAGCATGAAGGAACTGGCTTCATTCGCTGACAAGGCTGGATTGAGGAGGGAGCGAGTGGTGAAGCACTACTGCCCTCCCCTAGTGCTCGAAGAAGAGAACCACGGCCTCTTCCCTTCGATACTGGCCTCTCGCACCGCCACCAGGGAGGCGTTGTCCAAAGGGTCGAGGTTCCTGCTGGAGACCGACTACCTGGACGATATGCAGCGGCCGGGCGCGGTCATGGCCATCATCACAGTGCCCAAGAGAACCAGAGCGTTGCTGCAATCGGGCGAGATGACCAGCGAGATCGCCTACAAGGTGCACAAGGAGAATCCCAAGCTGGTCTACGGCATCGACGTGCGCGAGTGA
- a CDS encoding ribbon-helix-helix protein, CopG family — MTDTERITVRIPAEKLKALQELVDLGKFPTISDAIRAALDAFVEAHFTPDYIQRITVELPKGNMIELEALVQDGDSVSIDDAIRNAVREYVRKRLNRAMEEMK, encoded by the coding sequence ATGACCGATACCGAACGCATCACGGTGAGGATTCCTGCGGAGAAGCTGAAGGCGCTGCAGGAGCTGGTCGACCTAGGCAAGTTCCCGACCATCTCCGACGCCATCCGCGCCGCCCTGGACGCCTTCGTTGAGGCGCACTTCACCCCCGACTACATCCAGAGGATAACGGTCGAGCTGCCCAAGGGCAACATGATAGAGCTGGAGGCTCTGGTGCAAGACGGAGATTCGGTCTCGATCGATGACGCCATCAGGAATGCGGTACGGGAGTACGTGAGGAAGAGACTAAACCGCGCCATGGAAGAGATGAAGTAA